From Nicotiana tabacum cultivar K326 chromosome 15, ASM71507v2, whole genome shotgun sequence, the proteins below share one genomic window:
- the LOC107774659 gene encoding ras-related protein Rab7 (The RefSeq protein has 2 substitutions compared to this genomic sequence) — protein sequence MAARRRMLLKVIILGDSGVGKTSLMNQYVNRKFSNQYKATIGADFLTKEIQFEDRLYTLQIWDTAGQERFQSLGVAFYRGADCCVLVYYVNVMKSFENLNNWREEFLIQASPSDPENFPFIVLGNKIDVDGGNSRVVSEKKVKAWCASKGNIPYFETSAKEGFNVDAAFQCIAKNALKNEPEDEIYLPDTIDVAGGSQSRSTGCES from the exons ATGGCAGCTCGAAGGCGGATGCTTCTCAAGGTCATAATCCTAGGCGATAGCGG GGTGGGAAAGACATCTCTGATGAACCA GTATGTGAATCGCAAGTTTAGTAACCAATACAAGGCCACAATCGGAGCTGATTTCTTGACCAAAGAAATTCAGTTTGAGGATAGGTTATACACATTGCAG ATATGGGATACGGCTGGGCAGGAAAGGTTCCAAAGCCTGGGTGTAGCTTTTTACCGTGGAGCAGATTGTTGTGTTCTAGTATATGATGTGAATGTTATGAAGTCATTTGAGAATCTTAACAACTGGAGGGAAGAATTTTTAATCCAG GCAAGCCCATCTGATCCCGAGAACTTTCCATTTATCGTACTGGGGAATAAGATAGATGTTGATGGTGGCAACAGTCGAGTG GTCTCTGAGAAGAAAGTAAAGGCATGGTGTGCTTCCAAGGGAAACATACCATATTTTGAGACCTCGGCAAAAGAGGGATTCAATGTGGATGCAGCTTTCCAGTGTATAGCCAAAAATGCTCTGAAAAATGAACCTGAAGACGAAAT ATACCTTCCGGATACTATTGATGTTGCTGGTGGAAGTCAATCCAGATCAACAGGATGCGAATGCTGA